A single window of Achromobacter xylosoxidans DNA harbors:
- a CDS encoding ATP-dependent helicase yields MSDQNSAHPSSRPDPLADLNPAQREAAEFGVGGAGDDGPLLVIAGAGSGKTNTLAHRVAHLILNGADPQRMLLLTFSRRAAQEMERRVGSVLQRVMNLRGTQQAPSLPWAGTFHAIGARLLRDCAQRIGLSEAFTIHDRGDAEDLMGMVRHELGLSATKSRFPLKGTCLAIYSRVVNSQTPVADVLHGTFPWCAQWEDELKNLFRAYVAAKQDQQVLDYDDLLLYWAEMMGDAAIAADVGARFDHVLVDEYQDTNRLQAAILLAMKPDGRGLTVVGDDAQSIYSFRAATVRNILDFPAQFPQPARVITLDRNYRSTQPILNASNAVIGLAAERYAKDLWSDRQSSQLPELVTVSDEAGQARWVADQVLAQREGGATLKSQAALFRTSSHSAALELELTRRNIPFVKFGGLRFLEAAHVKDLLSLLRWAENPRGRMAGFRVAQLLPGIGPATAAKLMDAMTQSAEPLRALREFKPGAAAQAEWGAFADTYAALADPSLRWPADVDLALRWYAGQLERLYDDARVRKTDLDQLARIAAGYPSRERFLTELTLDPPDATSDESGAPSRDEDYMILSTIHSAKGQEWKAVYVLNVVDGCIPSDMSTGSAEEIEEERRLLYVAMTRAKERLQLIVPQRFYVHQQTGMGDRHVYGSRTRYITNAMLPLFDHLPKPPDLPAREAKAPQAPSVDVARRVRNLFA; encoded by the coding sequence ATGTCCGACCAGAATTCCGCCCACCCGTCCAGCCGTCCCGATCCCCTGGCCGACCTCAACCCCGCCCAGCGCGAGGCCGCCGAATTCGGCGTCGGCGGCGCGGGCGACGACGGCCCGCTGCTGGTGATCGCCGGCGCCGGCTCGGGCAAGACCAACACCCTGGCGCACCGCGTCGCCCACCTGATCCTGAACGGCGCCGATCCGCAGCGCATGCTGCTGTTGACCTTCTCGCGCCGCGCCGCCCAGGAAATGGAGCGCCGCGTCGGCAGCGTGCTGCAGCGGGTCATGAACCTGCGCGGCACCCAGCAGGCGCCGTCGCTGCCGTGGGCCGGCACCTTCCACGCCATCGGCGCACGCCTGCTGCGCGACTGCGCCCAGCGCATCGGCCTGTCCGAGGCCTTCACCATCCACGACCGCGGCGACGCCGAGGACCTGATGGGCATGGTGCGGCACGAGCTCGGCCTGTCCGCCACCAAGTCGCGCTTTCCGCTCAAGGGCACCTGCCTGGCGATCTACTCGCGCGTGGTCAACAGCCAGACGCCGGTGGCCGACGTGCTGCACGGCACCTTCCCGTGGTGCGCGCAATGGGAGGACGAGCTCAAGAACCTGTTCCGCGCCTACGTCGCCGCCAAGCAGGACCAGCAGGTGCTCGACTACGACGACCTGCTGCTGTACTGGGCCGAGATGATGGGCGACGCGGCCATCGCCGCCGACGTCGGCGCCCGCTTCGACCACGTGCTGGTGGACGAATACCAGGACACCAACCGCCTGCAGGCCGCCATCCTGCTGGCCATGAAACCCGACGGCCGCGGCCTGACCGTGGTGGGCGACGACGCCCAGTCGATCTATTCGTTCCGCGCCGCCACGGTGCGCAACATCCTCGATTTCCCGGCCCAGTTCCCGCAGCCGGCCCGCGTCATCACGCTGGACCGCAACTACCGCTCGACCCAGCCCATCCTGAACGCCTCCAACGCCGTCATCGGCCTGGCCGCCGAACGCTACGCCAAGGATCTCTGGAGCGACCGGCAGTCGTCGCAGTTGCCCGAGCTGGTCACCGTCAGCGACGAGGCCGGCCAGGCCCGCTGGGTGGCCGACCAGGTGCTGGCGCAGCGCGAGGGCGGCGCCACGCTCAAGTCGCAGGCGGCGCTGTTCCGCACCTCCAGCCACAGCGCCGCGCTCGAACTGGAGCTGACCCGCCGCAACATCCCCTTCGTCAAGTTCGGCGGCCTGCGCTTTCTGGAAGCGGCGCACGTCAAGGACCTGCTGTCGCTGCTGCGCTGGGCCGAAAACCCGCGCGGGCGCATGGCGGGGTTCCGCGTGGCGCAACTGCTGCCCGGCATCGGTCCGGCCACCGCCGCCAAGCTGATGGACGCCATGACGCAATCGGCCGAACCGCTGCGCGCGCTGCGCGAATTCAAGCCGGGGGCGGCGGCGCAGGCCGAGTGGGGCGCGTTCGCCGACACCTACGCGGCGCTGGCCGACCCAAGCCTGCGCTGGCCGGCCGACGTCGACCTGGCGCTGCGCTGGTACGCCGGCCAGCTTGAACGGCTGTACGACGATGCGCGGGTGCGCAAGACCGACCTGGACCAGCTGGCGCGCATCGCCGCCGGCTACCCGTCGCGCGAGCGCTTCCTGACCGAGCTGACGCTGGACCCGCCCGACGCCACCAGCGACGAATCCGGCGCGCCATCGCGCGACGAGGACTACATGATCCTGTCCACCATCCACTCGGCCAAGGGCCAGGAATGGAAGGCGGTCTACGTGCTGAACGTGGTCGACGGCTGTATCCCGTCCGACATGAGCACCGGCAGCGCCGAAGAGATCGAGGAAGAAAGGCGTCTGCTGTACGTGGCCATGACGCGCGCCAAGGAACGCCTGCAGCTGATCGTGCCGCAGCGCTTCTACGTGCACCAGCAGACCGGCATGGGCGACCGCCACGTCTACGGCTCGCGCACCCGCTACATCACCAACGCCATGCTGCCGCTGTTCGACCACCTGCCCAAGCCGCCCGACCTGCCCGCGCGCGAGGCCAAGGCGCCGCAGGCGCCGAGCGTGGACGTGGCCAGGCGCGTGCGCAACCTGTTCGCGTAG
- a CDS encoding DUF72 domain-containing protein, translating to MRLLAGTASWTDPTLLACGRFYPREAHDAQSRLRFYATRFGLAEVDSSYYALPSAENAYLWAQRTPDDFVFNIKAYRLFTGHQTPLAALPADIRRELADWPEPVIYHHAMPDDLRDELWRRYTLALEPLRMAGKLGAVHFQFPPWLRRGARGEALVAECARRLPEHLLSVEFRHRSWFDSSEATAATLALERELGLVHTVVDAPQGFDNSVPAVWECTHPELTLLRLHGRNVATWNAGGAASSGRFQYEYSEAELAELARRFQELAQRSAQAHAVFNTNFEDQGMRNAAAFAAALGGGQDRLG from the coding sequence ATGCGCCTGCTTGCCGGCACCGCTTCCTGGACCGACCCCACGCTGCTGGCGTGCGGCCGCTTCTACCCGCGCGAGGCGCACGACGCCCAGTCGCGGCTGCGCTTCTACGCCACCCGCTTCGGGCTGGCCGAGGTCGATTCCAGCTACTACGCCCTGCCCAGCGCCGAGAACGCCTACCTGTGGGCGCAGCGCACGCCCGACGATTTCGTCTTCAACATCAAGGCCTACCGCCTTTTCACCGGCCACCAGACGCCGCTGGCGGCCCTGCCCGCCGACATCCGCCGCGAGCTGGCCGACTGGCCCGAGCCGGTCATCTACCACCACGCCATGCCGGACGACCTGCGCGATGAACTCTGGCGCCGCTACACGCTGGCGCTGGAACCCTTGCGCATGGCCGGCAAGCTGGGCGCGGTGCACTTCCAGTTCCCGCCCTGGCTGCGGCGCGGGGCGCGCGGCGAGGCGCTGGTGGCCGAATGCGCGCGGCGCCTGCCGGAGCACCTGCTGTCGGTCGAATTCCGCCACCGCAGCTGGTTCGACTCCTCCGAGGCCACGGCTGCAACGCTGGCGCTAGAGCGCGAGCTGGGCCTGGTGCACACCGTGGTGGACGCGCCGCAGGGCTTCGACAACAGCGTGCCGGCCGTCTGGGAATGCACCCACCCCGAGCTGACGCTGCTGCGGCTGCATGGCCGCAACGTCGCCACCTGGAACGCCGGCGGCGCCGCCTCGTCAGGGCGCTTCCAATATGAGTATTCGGAGGCCGAGCTGGCCGAACTGGCGCGCCGCTTCCAGGAACTGGCGCAACGGAGCGCGCAGGCGCATGCGGTGTTCAACACCAACTTCGAGGACCAGGGCATGCGCAACGCCGCGGCCTTCGCGGCGGCGCTGGGCGGCGGACAGGACCGCCTGGGCTGA